The genomic segment TAGGGAGCCTTGCATCGGTACTTACAACAATAAAACCAATTCCGGATGTGGTACTGCAAGCTTTATTTCTGTTATCAAAACAAGATAAATTTAATGATAAGGCTGTTAATATGAATGAGGAGTCGGTTGAGTTTGTCTCCCAAGCTTCTCATGCTTTGGAAGCGATTAAACAATTTGCGGTGAAAATTCCAATTTTAGAATTAGCTCGGTATACGTTAAAATCTATCCACTGGGAACCTCAAAGACTTGAAGAAGGTGAAGATTGGTTTCAACTTTTTAAAGTAGCGTGGAAAAAGCGATTTAATGAACGGTGGCAATTGTGGTCTGCAGAGCAAAAACGCGCACAATTAACTCGCAAAATGCTGGATTTGTTAAAGATTGATAAACTGGAACCTTTACTCTATCGTCCATGGGAAGATTTATGGCTTGTTCTTCGATTTAAACGTGAATTCTCATTTAGCTTTCTTGCTACTTTTTTTTCAACATTATATGTATCTTTTGTCCAGCCGGTATTAAAAATCCTGTTGATGGAAGGTAATTTTTATCGTCGAGAAAACCTCGCGGAATATACGAGTGCTTTTACCGTATTGGAAAAACAGCAAAGCTGTATCAGTACTTTTGAGTCCCGTTTATCTCCTGAAGGGGAAATCGGTGCGGCTTTTATTCAATTAAAAGAAAAAACAATGGCGAGTTTAAAGAGTAAAAACAGTCTTGAAGCATTAATGAAGAATATTGAAACCGAGGCTAAGCAAATTATTACTTCTTCTCAAAACGCATTTAAAACGTTGATAGCTTTATTAAACGGCTTTATTGACGGTAATAAAAACAGTGTTTATGCACCGCTTGTAAATTGGTCGATTATTCAAGGAAATGATAATGTAGACTTTAGGATGCGTGTGGAAGGTGTAAAAAACTTCTTGCAAGAAGTAACAAGTATTCTTACGGACGCCGATAAGATTGAAGGGGATGTTTAAGATATTTCTAAAAAAGGAAATTTTTAATAATGTCCTTGCTTAATGCTAAGCATGAAAACACTGTTTGCTTGACAAAAAAATATAGCAACATATACTCTATTAGGAGGAAAATATATGGCAGAATTTCTAAGTGACCGCAATTTTGAGCTTTTTAAAAACTTAATATACAACGAAAGCGGTATCACTTTTTCTGTAACGAACCGATCCATTTTAGAAAGCCGTCTGAAAGACCGCTTGCGCGAGAATAAAATGGATGATATTGATGCGTACTATAAAATTCTGACATCAAATAAAGAAGAACTTAAAATCATGTTGGATTCGGTTACTACCAATCTGACACGATTTTTTAGAAATCAACCTCATTTTGATGCTTTAATTCATTATGTTATTCCTGAAATAGTGAAAATAAAACAAGCTGCGGGACAAAAGCAAATTCATATTTGGAGTGCGGGGTGTTCCACCGGAGAAGAACCTTATACTATTGCTATGGTTATGAAACGGCATTTGCCGCCGGGGTTTACAGCTGATATTCTTGCTTCCGATTTGTCTTTTAAATCACTGATTGTCGGAAAACAAGGCTTTTATCCGGAAAACCGTGTTGTTGGGATTCCTGATGATTATCTTGCTCAATATTTAACAAAGCAAGGCAATGGTTATCAAATGAATCCTGAAATTATGCAAATGGTTAAATTCGATTATCATAATTTAAAACACGATGCTAATCGGAATAACATCGATATTCTTTTTTGCCGTAATGTGATTATTTATTTTGATGAACCTGCCCAACAGGCTGTTATTAATCGTTTCTGGGATGCGATGGCTCCCCACTCATTTCTTTTTATTGGACATTCCGAATCCTTATTTGGTATGAATACAAAGTTTGAGTTTCTTAAAACCGAATGGGCATGCCTATACCAAAAAAATGTTAAGTAGCGCGTTGATAGTACAATTATATACGGGAGTGCATATGAAAACTTTAGTGTACCTTAATGAAATGTGGGAGGTTGCTTTAATATGGAAGATATAAAAGTTTTAATAGTTGATGATTCTGCTTTGATGCGGAGTTTAATTGGAAAGATAGTAGATGGAACAGCCGGATTGACTGTTGCTGATAAAGCAATGAACGGCCGATTCGCCTTGCAAAAGTTAGAGCGAGTCCAGCCGGATATTATCGTGCTTGACCTTGAAATGCCGGAAATGAACGGAATAGAATTTTTGCGCGAACGAAAAAGGCTTAATATTGATATTCCTGTCATTATTCTTTCCAGTATTGCAAAAGAAGGTGCTCGTATCACAATGGATTGTTTGGAACTCGGTGCGAGCGATTTTGTTACTAAACCTTCCGGATCGGAATCGGCAAACTTAGCAACTGTTGCCAATCAGCTTGTTGAATTTTTGCAGGCTTATGGTAGGCAATATCAATTGAAGAAGCAAGCTTCTTCAGGGGTTAAAACGCCTTCAATGGCTCCTATACAGCATCCCTTGAATTCAACGCATTTGCAGACAATATCCCAACCGCATGCAACCGCTTCAATTTTTACAACACCTACACAAGCTACCGCAAAGCCGACGCAAGTTCGTCAGCCGGGAAAACTTGAAATTATCGCAATCGGTATTTCAACCGGCGGCCCGAATGCATTGCGTGAGGTCTTTGCAGACTTGGATCCTCAACTTCCGCAGCCTATTGCCGTTGTTCAGCACATGCCTCCGGGATTTACGTATGAATTTGCAAATAGTCTCAATAAGATATGCCCGCTGGAAGTGAAAGAAGCACAAGAAGGTGATCTTGTAAAACCGGGGCGCATCCTTATTGCGCAGGGAGGTAAACACCTTTTAGTTGAGAAAAAACCGCTTGGTGTTATTGCCCATATTTCAGATGCGCCTCCCCAAAGCGGACATCGGCCAAGTGCGGACGTATTGTTTGCTTCTGTGGCGGAGCAATTCCAAAATCATGCACTGGGAATTATTATGACCGGTATGGGAAAAGACGGAGCTGCGAGTCTTACACGGCTTTATCAAGAAGGTTCCCGTACCATTGGGCAAGATGAAGCCTCTGCTATTGTGTACGGTATGCCTCGCGTTGCCTATGAAATGGGAGGTGTTATGGAGCAAGTTTCTTTAAGCAACATGGCATCCGTTATTAACCGCTATGGAAGAGAATTTGCATAATAGTAAATAGACGAAGAGTTCTAAAACCGATGTTTTTAGAACTCTTTATCTTCAAGATAATTAAAAAATAGTTAAACCTAAAATATCCTCTATTCGGTAACAAATGATACCGTTTTTTTATCCCTTTATGATATACTTCTAACATCCCTAAAAAAATTTATGAAAATAAGAGTTTTTAGAGATGTTAACCAGCAGAGTTGGTTATGCAAGCTCTTCGAGTTTATTGATATTAACGCTTACGGTATCTTTGGAGATAGTGAGCAGTTTATCTTTTTGCATATTCATCAATTCGCGGGATAGGGAAGGACGGGGAACGGCAAGGTATTCCGCCATAGCTTCCCGGTTCAGTTTAAGCGTTATCTTAGGCTGACCGTGCGCTTGCTGTAATAGATACACAGCTATTTTTTTGCGCAGTGTAAACGAAGAAAAGATCAGCAGCTTCTGGTTTAAAAAATAAGCTTTATGCGCCAGAATAGATAAGAGGTTCCGTGTGATTTTTGTTTGTACGGATGCTAACGCTGCAGAATCTGAAAATATCGTTGCCGGAATACTGAGAATTTCAGCATCGACAATTATTCTGCACGAATAATCGTACGGGGTAGATTGCAGGAAGGCATACACTTCGCCGAAAACGGTTTCAGGTGTTTCAAAACGGTTCATGATAATCCGCTTGCCGTCGATGTCATTTTTTTCGATTTGGACAATACCTGATTTTAGGATGAACAGTGCTTTGGGAAGGTCTCCTTCAAAAAAGATAAAACTGTCTTTTTGATAGACGGCTGTTTTTGCGTTGACGGCAGTAAGATAGTTTTTAAGCTCCTCTGTAGGAATGTCTTTGAATAGCGGATTCATAGTGTCCTTCCTTCGCTGGTATGCGGTTCTGTTTTTAGTATCGGCTGCAAATATGCTGTTATAAGTTTTGATGGTTGTTTTTATAGGGGAAACGTATATGAATAATTACTTTACGATGGACGAAACGGTTTTTGATGTTACGGAGCGGTATCCTGAAATAATCCGCTATTTAGCGGGCAAGGGGTTTACGCCGCTGACGAATCCTATGATGCGTAAATTAATGGGAAAGAAAATTACGCTTGAGAAAGCTTTTTTATCAAAAAAATTGGATGTTGATTCTTGTGAGCGGGAGCTTGTCGAAATTATCGAACAAAACGCTTCAACCGGTTTTGCGCATATTGACCTCAGTTTAAAGACAAGAAACGATAATCGTATTGAACCGGAAGACGGAAAAAAAACGGTAAGGATTGAAGGTGTGTTACCGTGCCCGATACGGATTCCGTTACTGGAAAGTTTTGAATCGTTTTATTCCGGCTATGTCAAAGCACATAAAGAAGATATGGAAAAGAAAAACTATAAAATCCGGTATGACCTTAGATCGGCTAATCTCGGTATTGATTGGATAATCGACCAAGCAAGAACGGGAAAAAAAGAAAACCTTCCGGATGTGCTTCTTTCTGCGGGCTTTGAGCTGTTCTTTGATAAAAAGCTGATGGGTTCTTTTATTGAGAACAAGGAATTCCATTGCGCACTCGATACGGTCAATAAAGACTTTTGCAATGATTATATAGACTTGAGGGATGAGAAAAAGAATTATGCAATTATCGGTGTTGTTCCCGCTATTATGATTGTTAATACTGCTTTGTTAAACGGGAGAAAGGTACCGGAAACATGGGAGGATATTTTATCTCCCGAATTTGAACACTCCGTCGCTATTCCGTTTGGTGATTTGGACTTGTTTAATTCGGTCGTTCTGAATATCTATGCACGTTTTGGTGATGCGGGCATTAAAAAATTGGGTAAGGCGTGCAGTACCTATATGCACCCCGCACAAATGGTCAAAGGCGGAAATGCAGCCGCCGCTCAACCGGTTGTCAGCATCAGCCCTTATTTTTTCTCTCAGATGATAAAAGAACAAACAGCTCTTAAAACAGTTTGGCCTAAAGACGGCGCAATTGTCGCTCCCATTTTTATGTTGGTAAAAAAAGATACCGAAGAGCTTACGAAGGATTTTGTGTCGTTTTTCCTCTCCGAAAAAACAGGTATGGTTTTTGCACGGAGTGGCTTTTTCCCATCTACCAATCCG from the Treponema vincentii F0403 genome contains:
- a CDS encoding DUF5312 domain-containing protein; translated protein: MNPQVSTFDKLVNSLSTEEAQTMLANIAENMKMSEELQTDSKTEPLLIDAQVKKGIKINDEPFFIRLWLHLKSFFKSLPVETVYEEELIRRLGKDLQHNYKQYINIKANTFTKDFYELLRELRKTQLFFTSLLSAYDVDKGNFYLLVSSFVAPDVYLKLMHNTDPFNCVPTAQANANLRSELLKKIDESFSLMTTEYKTGMYQAANAIEWMRHFCELSIDKAVLRFTVNPSIEPSCSVYLLAAEIGSLASVLTTIKPIPDVVLQALFLLSKQDKFNDKAVNMNEESVEFVSQASHALEAIKQFAVKIPILELARYTLKSIHWEPQRLEEGEDWFQLFKVAWKKRFNERWQLWSAEQKRAQLTRKMLDLLKIDKLEPLLYRPWEDLWLVLRFKREFSFSFLATFFSTLYVSFVQPVLKILLMEGNFYRRENLAEYTSAFTVLEKQQSCISTFESRLSPEGEIGAAFIQLKEKTMASLKSKNSLEALMKNIETEAKQIITSSQNAFKTLIALLNGFIDGNKNSVYAPLVNWSIIQGNDNVDFRMRVEGVKNFLQEVTSILTDADKIEGDV
- a CDS encoding CheR family methyltransferase — its product is MAEFLSDRNFELFKNLIYNESGITFSVTNRSILESRLKDRLRENKMDDIDAYYKILTSNKEELKIMLDSVTTNLTRFFRNQPHFDALIHYVIPEIVKIKQAAGQKQIHIWSAGCSTGEEPYTIAMVMKRHLPPGFTADILASDLSFKSLIVGKQGFYPENRVVGIPDDYLAQYLTKQGNGYQMNPEIMQMVKFDYHNLKHDANRNNIDILFCRNVIIYFDEPAQQAVINRFWDAMAPHSFLFIGHSESLFGMNTKFEFLKTEWACLYQKNVK
- a CDS encoding protein-glutamate methylesterase/protein-glutamine glutaminase — protein: MEDIKVLIVDDSALMRSLIGKIVDGTAGLTVADKAMNGRFALQKLERVQPDIIVLDLEMPEMNGIEFLRERKRLNIDIPVIILSSIAKEGARITMDCLELGASDFVTKPSGSESANLATVANQLVEFLQAYGRQYQLKKQASSGVKTPSMAPIQHPLNSTHLQTISQPHATASIFTTPTQATAKPTQVRQPGKLEIIAIGISTGGPNALREVFADLDPQLPQPIAVVQHMPPGFTYEFANSLNKICPLEVKEAQEGDLVKPGRILIAQGGKHLLVEKKPLGVIAHISDAPPQSGHRPSADVLFASVAEQFQNHALGIIMTGMGKDGAASLTRLYQEGSRTIGQDEASAIVYGMPRVAYEMGGVMEQVSLSNMASVINRYGREFA
- a CDS encoding Crp/Fnr family transcriptional regulator yields the protein MNPLFKDIPTEELKNYLTAVNAKTAVYQKDSFIFFEGDLPKALFILKSGIVQIEKNDIDGKRIIMNRFETPETVFGEVYAFLQSTPYDYSCRIIVDAEILSIPATIFSDSAALASVQTKITRNLLSILAHKAYFLNQKLLIFSSFTLRKKIAVYLLQQAHGQPKITLKLNREAMAEYLAVPRPSLSRELMNMQKDKLLTISKDTVSVNINKLEELA
- a CDS encoding ABC transporter substrate-binding protein encodes the protein MNNYFTMDETVFDVTERYPEIIRYLAGKGFTPLTNPMMRKLMGKKITLEKAFLSKKLDVDSCERELVEIIEQNASTGFAHIDLSLKTRNDNRIEPEDGKKTVRIEGVLPCPIRIPLLESFESFYSGYVKAHKEDMEKKNYKIRYDLRSANLGIDWIIDQARTGKKENLPDVLLSAGFELFFDKKLMGSFIENKEFHCALDTVNKDFCNDYIDLRDEKKNYAIIGVVPAIMIVNTALLNGRKVPETWEDILSPEFEHSVAIPFGDLDLFNSVVLNIYARFGDAGIKKLGKACSTYMHPAQMVKGGNAAAAQPVVSISPYFFSQMIKEQTALKTVWPKDGAIVAPIFMLVKKDTEELTKDFVSFFLSEKTGMVFARSGFFPSTNPAVDNRLSDDKKFSWVGWDFIYRNDIGALLEKIKTDFETAAGSSGSRL